The following proteins are encoded in a genomic region of Streptomyces collinus Tu 365:
- a CDS encoding GMC family oxidoreductase yields the protein MPDRTHEFDYVVIGGGTAGSVIASRLTEDPDVTVAVIEGGPSDVGRDDVLTLRRWMGLLGGDLDYDYPTTEQPRGNSHIRHSRARVLGGCSSHNTLISFKPLPSDWDEWEAAGAKGWGAVPMEAYFARLKNNIVPVDENDRNAIARDFVDAAQAALGVPRVEGFNRKPFTEGVGFFDLAYHPEDNKRSSASVAYLHPVMDERPNLTLFLETWAHRLELNGTRAEGVHVRTKDGEELLVRARNEVLLCAGAVDSPRLLLHSGIGPRADLEALGIPVAHDLPGVGENLLDHPESVIVWETHGPIPENSAMDSDAGLFVRRDPEHPGPDLMFHFYQIPFTDNPERLGYERPEFGVSMTPNIPKPRSRGRLYLTSADPSVKPALDFRYFTDDEDYDARTLVDGIRIAREIASSEPLAGWLKREVCPGPDVTDDAELSEYARKVAHTVYHPAGTCRMGAADDELAVVDPDLRIRGLDGIRIADASVFPTMTAVNPMIGVLMVGEKAVDLIGGDVR from the coding sequence ATGCCCGATCGCACCCACGAGTTCGACTACGTCGTCATCGGCGGCGGAACCGCCGGTTCCGTCATCGCCTCGCGGCTGACCGAGGACCCCGACGTCACCGTCGCCGTCATCGAGGGCGGCCCCAGCGACGTCGGCCGCGACGACGTGCTGACCCTGCGCCGCTGGATGGGCCTGCTCGGCGGCGACCTCGACTACGACTACCCGACCACCGAGCAGCCGCGCGGCAACTCGCACATCCGGCACAGCCGCGCCCGGGTCCTGGGCGGCTGCTCCTCCCACAACACCCTGATCTCCTTCAAGCCGCTCCCGTCCGACTGGGACGAGTGGGAGGCGGCCGGCGCCAAGGGCTGGGGCGCCGTCCCCATGGAGGCCTACTTCGCCCGGCTGAAGAACAACATCGTCCCGGTCGACGAGAACGACCGGAATGCCATCGCCCGCGACTTCGTCGACGCCGCCCAGGCGGCGCTCGGCGTGCCCCGCGTCGAGGGTTTCAACCGCAAGCCGTTCACCGAGGGCGTCGGCTTCTTCGACCTCGCCTACCACCCGGAGGACAACAAGCGCTCCTCGGCCTCGGTGGCGTACCTGCACCCGGTGATGGACGAGCGCCCCAACCTCACGCTCTTCCTGGAGACCTGGGCGCACCGCCTGGAGCTGAACGGCACCCGCGCCGAGGGCGTCCACGTGCGCACCAAGGACGGCGAGGAACTGCTGGTCCGGGCCCGCAACGAGGTGCTGCTGTGCGCGGGCGCGGTCGACTCGCCCCGGTTGCTGCTGCACTCGGGCATCGGCCCCCGCGCCGATCTGGAGGCGCTCGGCATCCCCGTCGCGCACGACCTGCCGGGCGTCGGCGAGAACCTGCTCGACCACCCCGAGTCGGTCATCGTCTGGGAGACCCACGGGCCGATCCCGGAGAACTCGGCGATGGACTCCGACGCGGGCCTGTTCGTGCGCCGCGACCCCGAACACCCGGGCCCTGACCTGATGTTCCACTTCTACCAGATCCCGTTCACCGACAACCCCGAGCGCCTCGGCTACGAACGGCCGGAGTTCGGCGTCTCGATGACCCCGAACATCCCCAAGCCCCGCAGCCGCGGCCGCCTGTACCTGACCAGCGCCGACCCGTCGGTCAAGCCCGCCCTGGACTTCCGGTACTTCACCGACGACGAGGACTACGACGCCCGCACCCTCGTCGACGGCATCCGCATCGCCCGCGAGATCGCGAGCAGCGAGCCGCTGGCCGGCTGGCTCAAGCGCGAGGTCTGCCCCGGCCCGGACGTCACGGACGACGCCGAGCTGAGCGAGTACGCCCGCAAGGTCGCGCATACCGTCTACCACCCGGCCGGCACCTGCAGGATGGGCGCCGCCGACGACGAACTCGCCGTGGTCGATCCCGACCTGAGGATCCGCGGCCTCGACGGAATTCGCATCGCCGACGCGTCCGTCTTCCCGACCATGACCGCCGTCAACCCGATGATCGGGGTGCTCATGGTCGGGGAGAAGGCCGTCGACCTGATCGGAGGTGACGTCCGATGA
- a CDS encoding malate dehydrogenase encodes MTRTPVNVTVTGAAGQIGYALLFRIASGQLLGADVPVKLRLLEITPALKAAEGTAMELDDCAFPLLQGIDITDDPNVAFDGANVALLVGARPRTKGMERGDLLEANGGIFKPQGKAINDHAADDIKVLVVGNPANTNALIAQAAAPDVPAERFTAMTRLDHNRALTQLAKKTGSTVADIKRLTIWGNHSATQYPDIFHATVAGKNAAEVVNDEKWLAEDFIPTVAKRGAAIIEARGASSAASAANAAIDHVHTWVNGTAEGDWTSMGIPSDGSYGVPEGLISSFPVTTKDGKYEIVQGLDINEFSRARIDASVQELAEEREAVRSLGLI; translated from the coding sequence ATGACCCGCACTCCCGTGAACGTCACCGTCACCGGCGCGGCCGGCCAGATCGGTTACGCCCTGCTCTTCCGCATCGCCTCCGGCCAGCTGCTCGGCGCGGACGTGCCGGTCAAGCTGCGCCTCCTGGAGATCACCCCGGCGCTCAAGGCCGCCGAGGGCACCGCCATGGAGCTGGACGACTGCGCGTTCCCGCTGCTCCAGGGCATCGACATCACGGACGACCCGAACGTGGCCTTCGACGGCGCCAACGTGGCCCTCCTCGTCGGCGCCCGCCCCCGCACCAAGGGCATGGAGCGCGGTGACCTGCTGGAGGCCAACGGCGGCATCTTCAAGCCGCAGGGCAAGGCCATCAACGACCACGCCGCCGACGACATCAAGGTCCTCGTGGTCGGCAACCCGGCCAACACCAACGCGCTCATCGCGCAGGCCGCCGCGCCGGACGTGCCGGCCGAGCGCTTCACCGCGATGACCCGTCTGGACCACAACCGCGCGCTGACCCAGCTCGCGAAGAAGACCGGCTCGACGGTCGCGGACATCAAGCGCCTGACCATCTGGGGCAACCACTCCGCCACCCAGTACCCGGACATCTTCCACGCCACGGTCGCCGGCAAGAACGCCGCCGAGGTCGTGAACGACGAGAAGTGGCTGGCCGAGGACTTCATCCCGACCGTCGCCAAGCGCGGTGCCGCGATCATCGAGGCCCGTGGCGCCTCCTCCGCGGCCTCCGCCGCCAACGCCGCCATCGACCACGTGCACACCTGGGTCAACGGCACCGCCGAGGGCGACTGGACCTCCATGGGCATCCCGTCGGACGGCTCCTACGGCGTCCCGGAGGGCCTGATCTCCTCCTTCCCGGTCACCACCAAGGACGGCAAGTACGAGATCGTCCAGGGCCTGGACATCAACGAGTTCTCCCGCGCCCGCATCGACGCCTCCGTCCAGGAGCTCGCCGAGGAGCGCGAGGCGGTCCGTTCCCTGGGCCTCATCTGA
- a CDS encoding aldehyde dehydrogenase family protein, producing the protein MADRTERQARATIHAGGEWLEAVSGATRDILDPADARPFAVVAEGDEKDAERAVAAARQAFDHGPWPGTPVAERAALLRRVAGLLVRDRERLGLLESRDAGKTAEEGRVDIDCVADAFRYFADLVAAEAPGRVVDAGSPDVHSVVVHEPVGVCALITPWNYPLLQASWKIAPALAAGNTFVIKPSEITPMTTIALLELLTEAGLPDGVANLVTGPGHTVGARLAEHPGVDLVSFTGGLASGTKVAQAAAPTVKKVALELGGKNPNVVFADACATEEGFDTAVDQALNAAFIHSGQVCSAGGRLIVEESVRDRFVAELARRAQRIRLGRGTEDGVECGPLVSEQQRAKVEAYVASALAEGAVLRCGGRRPEPAPERPESGYFYEPTVLDACHREMKVVREEVFGPVLTVETFRTEEEAVFLANDTEYGLAGAVWTADAGRARRVAGRLRHGTVWINDFHPYLPQAEWGGFGRSGTGRELGPAGLAEYRETKHVYQNLAPKPVRWFAG; encoded by the coding sequence ATGGCGGACAGAACGGAACGACAGGCCCGGGCGACGATCCACGCGGGCGGCGAGTGGCTGGAGGCGGTCTCCGGCGCCACGCGCGACATCCTCGACCCCGCGGACGCCCGGCCGTTCGCCGTGGTCGCCGAGGGCGACGAGAAGGACGCGGAGCGGGCGGTGGCCGCCGCCCGCCAGGCGTTCGACCACGGCCCCTGGCCCGGCACCCCCGTCGCCGAGCGCGCCGCCCTGCTGCGCCGGGTCGCCGGCCTGCTCGTGCGCGACCGCGAGCGGCTCGGCCTGCTGGAGAGCCGCGACGCGGGCAAGACCGCCGAGGAGGGCCGCGTCGACATCGACTGCGTCGCCGACGCCTTCCGCTACTTCGCCGACCTCGTCGCGGCCGAGGCCCCCGGCCGGGTCGTCGACGCGGGCTCACCCGACGTCCACAGCGTCGTCGTGCACGAGCCGGTCGGCGTCTGCGCGCTGATCACCCCCTGGAACTACCCGCTGCTCCAGGCCAGTTGGAAGATCGCTCCGGCGCTCGCCGCCGGCAACACCTTCGTGATCAAGCCCAGCGAGATCACCCCCATGACGACGATCGCGCTGCTCGAACTGCTCACCGAGGCCGGCCTGCCCGACGGCGTGGCCAACCTCGTCACCGGACCCGGCCACACCGTCGGCGCCCGGCTCGCCGAGCACCCCGGCGTCGACCTGGTCTCCTTCACCGGCGGCCTGGCCAGCGGCACCAAGGTCGCCCAGGCGGCCGCCCCGACCGTGAAGAAGGTCGCCCTCGAACTCGGCGGAAAGAATCCCAACGTCGTCTTCGCCGACGCCTGCGCCACCGAGGAGGGCTTCGACACCGCCGTCGACCAGGCCCTCAACGCCGCCTTCATCCACAGCGGCCAGGTCTGCTCGGCCGGCGGCCGGCTCATCGTCGAGGAGTCCGTCCGGGACCGCTTCGTCGCCGAACTCGCCCGCCGCGCCCAGCGGATCCGGCTCGGCCGGGGCACCGAGGACGGCGTCGAGTGCGGCCCCCTCGTCTCCGAGCAGCAACGGGCCAAGGTCGAGGCGTACGTCGCCTCCGCACTCGCCGAGGGCGCGGTGCTGCGCTGCGGCGGCCGGCGTCCCGAACCGGCCCCCGAACGCCCGGAGAGCGGCTACTTCTACGAGCCGACCGTCCTCGACGCCTGCCACCGCGAGATGAAGGTCGTGCGCGAGGAGGTCTTCGGCCCGGTGCTCACGGTGGAGACCTTCCGTACCGAGGAGGAGGCCGTGTTCCTGGCCAACGACACCGAGTACGGCCTCGCCGGCGCCGTGTGGACCGCCGACGCCGGCCGGGCCCGCAGGGTCGCGGGCCGGCTGCGCCACGGCACCGTCTGGATCAACGACTTCCACCCCTACCTGCCGCAGGCGGAGTGGGGCGGCTTCGGCCGCAGCGGCACGGGCCGCGAACTGGGCCCCGCCGGGCTCGCCGAGTACCGCGAGACCAAGCACGTCTACCAGAACCTCGCACCGAAGCCGGTGCGCTGGTTCGCCGGCTGA
- a CDS encoding LysR family transcriptional regulator, with protein sequence MTQSTGSPPGVDLNLLLALDVLLEEQSVQGAARRLHLSEPAMSRTLGRIRKALGDPVLVRAGRRMVPTPHALAVRAEVGAVVERARALFAPDRDTDLRTVSRTFTILGHDTIAATHGAALFARAAREAPGVRLRFLSESHVDGPFLRQGTADLEVGVIDTVDPEVHVETVHEERMLGVVRAGHPLLAGELTAARFAAEAGHLIVSRRGRQHGPVDDALAALGLERRVVGTVGTYPASLFVLRDTDLIGLIGHWGRPLATTLGLVAFEVPLELPALKVGFAWHPRHDADPAHAWLRDCVREVLRSEPPGP encoded by the coding sequence ATGACGCAATCCACCGGCTCACCCCCCGGCGTCGACCTCAATCTGCTGCTCGCGCTGGACGTGCTCCTGGAGGAGCAGAGCGTCCAGGGCGCCGCGCGCCGCCTGCACCTGTCGGAGCCGGCCATGAGCCGCACGCTGGGCCGCATCCGCAAGGCGCTCGGCGACCCGGTGCTGGTGCGCGCCGGACGGCGGATGGTGCCGACCCCGCACGCGCTGGCCGTGCGCGCCGAGGTCGGCGCGGTCGTGGAGCGGGCCCGGGCCCTGTTCGCGCCGGACCGGGACACCGACCTGCGCACCGTCAGCCGCACCTTCACGATCCTCGGCCACGACACGATCGCCGCCACCCACGGCGCCGCCCTGTTCGCGCGGGCCGCCCGCGAGGCGCCCGGCGTCCGTCTGCGCTTCCTGTCCGAGAGCCACGTGGACGGCCCGTTCCTGCGCCAGGGCACCGCCGATCTGGAGGTCGGCGTGATCGACACCGTCGACCCCGAGGTGCACGTGGAGACCGTGCACGAGGAGCGCATGCTGGGCGTCGTACGGGCCGGGCACCCGCTGCTCGCGGGTGAGCTGACGGCCGCACGGTTCGCGGCGGAGGCCGGCCACCTCATCGTCTCGCGGCGGGGCCGGCAGCACGGGCCGGTCGACGACGCGCTGGCGGCTCTCGGTCTGGAGCGGCGGGTGGTGGGCACCGTCGGCACCTATCCGGCGTCACTCTTCGTGTTGCGCGACACCGACCTGATCGGGCTGATCGGCCACTGGGGCCGCCCGCTGGCCACCACCCTGGGCCTGGTCGCCTTCGAGGTGCCGCTCGAACTCCCCGCGCTCAAGGTCGGGTTCGCCTGGCACCCGCGCCACGACGCCGACCCCGCCCACGCCTGGCTGCGCGACTGCGTACGCGAGGTGCTGCGAAGCGAGCCGCCCGGCCCGTGA
- a CDS encoding MFS transporter — MPVHALKRPTLLALCACVLVAQSMVAAVNLLIPQLAASSLHPAHSEIMWTVDAYVIVFAGLLVPAGALGDRFGHKGALLTGLGLFAAGATTSALATGPAALIAGRGLSGAGAALITPATLSILMRLSAPEHRTRSMAAWTLSLGLGGAAGNLGGGLAGQFLSWRALFAVMVPLAALLAAAVAVTTPRTERSRLAHPDPVGTLLLTAGLVAVLFGIIEGPDYGWASARILGAFAAGALLLTVFTVHALRSAAPLFDPRVFASSRLRAASLGTATGFFGLFALFFVNSQYLQEVKGYGAALTGVAILPLPVGMALAQRLAARWADRPRAVIGTGLALIGLGLLGVSTVDAGTSYGAYAGWLLVVSAGTGLSMPALTLGVVTSLPAHQAGLGSGLGTTARETGAALGVAVTGTVLSAHPDLAHGMGPALRTVAVVVLAATALVTAGYGGRATDRAVTAGREGQEGQEGREAALPRS, encoded by the coding sequence GTGCCCGTGCACGCCCTGAAACGCCCCACCCTGCTCGCGCTGTGCGCCTGCGTCCTGGTCGCCCAGAGCATGGTCGCCGCCGTCAACCTGCTGATCCCGCAGCTCGCCGCGTCCTCGCTGCACCCCGCGCACAGCGAGATCATGTGGACGGTCGACGCGTACGTCATCGTCTTCGCCGGGCTCCTCGTCCCGGCGGGCGCGCTCGGCGACCGGTTCGGCCACAAGGGCGCGCTGCTCACCGGGCTCGGCCTGTTCGCGGCGGGTGCCACCACCAGCGCGCTGGCCACCGGCCCGGCCGCGCTGATCGCGGGCCGTGGCCTGTCCGGCGCCGGAGCGGCCCTGATCACCCCGGCCACCCTGTCGATCCTCATGCGGCTGTCCGCGCCCGAGCACCGGACCCGCTCGATGGCCGCCTGGACCCTGTCGCTCGGCCTGGGCGGCGCCGCCGGCAACCTGGGCGGCGGCCTGGCCGGGCAGTTCCTGTCCTGGCGGGCCCTGTTCGCGGTCATGGTCCCGCTCGCCGCGCTGCTCGCCGCCGCGGTCGCCGTCACGACCCCACGCACCGAGCGCTCCCGCCTCGCCCACCCGGACCCGGTGGGCACCCTGCTGCTCACCGCCGGGCTGGTCGCGGTCCTGTTCGGCATCATCGAGGGCCCGGACTACGGCTGGGCCTCCGCCCGCATCCTCGGCGCCTTCGCCGCGGGCGCCCTGCTGCTCACCGTGTTCACCGTGCACGCCCTGCGCTCGGCCGCCCCGCTGTTCGACCCGCGCGTCTTCGCCTCCTCCCGGCTGCGCGCCGCCTCCCTCGGCACCGCCACCGGGTTCTTCGGCCTGTTCGCCCTGTTCTTCGTCAACTCGCAGTACCTGCAGGAGGTGAAGGGCTACGGAGCGGCTCTCACCGGCGTCGCGATCCTGCCGCTGCCCGTGGGCATGGCACTCGCGCAGCGGCTGGCCGCGCGCTGGGCGGACCGGCCGCGCGCGGTCATCGGCACCGGGCTCGCCCTCATCGGCCTCGGTCTGCTCGGCGTCTCCACGGTCGACGCGGGAACCTCCTACGGGGCCTACGCCGGCTGGCTGCTGGTCGTCTCGGCCGGCACCGGTCTGTCGATGCCCGCCCTGACCCTCGGGGTGGTCACCTCGCTCCCCGCGCACCAGGCGGGCCTCGGCTCCGGCCTGGGCACCACCGCCCGCGAGACCGGCGCCGCCCTCGGCGTCGCGGTCACCGGGACCGTCCTCTCCGCCCACCCCGACCTCGCCCACGGCATGGGCCCGGCCCTGCGCACGGTCGCCGTGGTGGTCCTGGCGGCGACGGCCCTGGTGACCGCCGGCTACGGCGGCCGCGCCACCGACCGCGCGGTCACAGCCGGCCGGGAAGGCCAGGAAGGCCAGGAAGGCCGGGAAGCGGCACTGCCCCGCTCCTGA